The following proteins are co-located in the Macadamia integrifolia cultivar HAES 741 chromosome 3, SCU_Mint_v3, whole genome shotgun sequence genome:
- the LOC122073089 gene encoding embryogenesis-like protein, with protein sequence MGIMRRVSQVSLIKMSLKYRVRQFSAPSSFVLKPSSTISTGFVSGSMSTPKLEIFDQPITKFHSLTHTISSGPSTHLKNHENLRKFSDEAAPSFDSSKEIDEINLKFAEAREEIEMALESKETVYFDEEAESAREAVKVVLDMFEGLLAKLPENERASVQRFMGLKIEQLKAELEQLND encoded by the coding sequence atggGTATAATGCGTCGGGTTTCGCAGGTTTCTCTCATTAAAATGTCCTTGAAGTACCGTGTTCGTCAATTTTCGGCTCCTTCTTCGTTTGTTCTCAAACCCTCCTCCACAATTTCAACTGGATTTGTTTCTGGGTCCATGTCGACTCCTAAACTGGAGATTTTCGATCAGCCCATCACGAAATTTCACTCATTGACACACACAATCAGTTCAGGTCCTTCGACCCATCtcaaaaatcatgaaaatctgAGGAAATTTAGTGACGAAGCTGCCCCAAGCTTTGATTCGAGTAAAGAGATTGATGAGATTAATCTCAAGTTCGCAGAAGCTCGAGAAGAGATCGAGATGGCTTTGGAATCAAAGGAAACGGTTTACTTCGACGAAGAGGCGGAGAGTGCTAGGGAAGCTGTGAAGGTTGTCTTGGATATGTTCGAGGGTCTATTGGCGAAGTTACCTGAGAACGAAAGGGCTTCGGTGCAGAGGTTCATGGGACTAAAGATCGAGCAGTTGAAAGCTGAGCTTGAACAGTTGAACGATTGA
- the LOC122074369 gene encoding embryogenesis-like protein, producing the protein MSLKYRVRQFSAPISSFVLKPSSTISTGFVSGSMSTPKLEIFDQPISKFHSLTHTISSGPSTHLKNHENLRKFSDEAAPSFDSSKEIDEINLKFAEAREEIEMALESKETVYFDEEAESAREAVKVVLDMFEGLLAKLPENERASVQRFMGLKIEQLKAELEQLND; encoded by the coding sequence ATGTCCTTGAAGTACCGTGTTCGTCAATTTTCGGCTCCCATTTCTTCGTTTGTTCTCAAACCCTCCTCCACAATTTCAACTGGATTTGTTTCTGGGTCCATGTCGACTCCTAAACTGGAGATTTTCGATCAGCCCATCTCGAAATTTCACTCATTGACACACACAATCAGTTCAGGTCCTTCGACCCATCtcaaaaatcatgaaaatctgAGGAAATTTAGTGACGAAGCTGCCCCAAGCTTTGATTCGAGTAAAGAGATTGATGAGATTAATCTCAAGTTCGCAGAAGCTCGAGAAGAGATCGAGATGGCTTTGGAATCAAAGGAAACGGTTTACTTCGACGAAGAGGCGGAGAGTGCTAGGGAAGCTGTGAAGGTTGTCTTGGATATGTTCGAGGGTCTATTGGCGAAGTTACCTGAGAACGAGAGGGCTTCGGTGCAGAGGTTCATGGGACTAAAGATCGAGCAGTTGAAAGCTGAGCTTGAACAGTTGAACGATTGA